A genomic window from Periophthalmus magnuspinnatus isolate fPerMag1 chromosome 16, fPerMag1.2.pri, whole genome shotgun sequence includes:
- the esrp1 gene encoding epithelial splicing regulatory protein 1 isoform X5 has translation MTAQVDYLAVVFTATSGTSGEWLGSDEKEIVQLVWQLVDVQNKKLGKVNELRIKPDLSDSEEKEEDEVEESTTEQHNSGADCVSTAENLETGLNLFHLQLTNEVNSAGTGTSMCLCADGQLHIRQVIHPEAASKNILVPDCFYSFFDIRKEFKKDFPASDLKALNVYSMAESLGIPIEAPTLDPESILPPEVAVQQVQTMASIVLALLSEPFCHLFSNPEKVNDKFESGTCSKMEKVSDNTVIRARGLPWQSSDQDIARFFRGLNIAKGGAALCLNAQGRRNGEALVRFVSEEHRDLALQRHKHHMGNRYIEVYKATGDDFLKIAGGTSSEVAMFLSRDDQIIVRMRGLPFTATHDQVLSFFSPEDGLKDTCPVSGGKDGILFVRYPDGRPTGDAFVLFACEEHAQNALKKHKEILGRRYIELFKSTAAEVQQVLNRYSSAPLIPVAPAPLVSVLPPMPLLPPPGTLRDCLRLRGLPYTASIDDILTFLGEFIHDIRPHGVHMVLNQQGRPSGDCFIQMTSPERALMASQRLHKHVMTSQRCQNSRYVEVFPCSAEEMGLVLMGGSLSHTHTRTQRSGTGLSPPPCLSPPSYSFTAAPQVITAEAAAALYPPFGQVLLAPRPLPPGHAYYPASAQLYMNYSAYYPSPPGSPTTIGFFPSPSALTSPGGLMRMPGLPYPTNGVKDIINAVQGYQYAAEDALVHAPVHAQDPSRTLLTQPKEWVCI, from the exons atgacGGCGCAGGTAGATTACCTGGCGGTGGTTTTCACTGCTACATCTGGCACCAGCGGTGAATGGCTCGGATCTGATGAGAAGGAGATTGTACAGCTTGTATGGCAACTTGTGGATGTCCAGAACAAAAAG TTGGGCAAGGTGAATGAGCTACGCATTAAGCCTGACCTCTCAGActcagaggaaaaagaggaggatgaggtggAGGAGAGCACCACAGAGCAGCACAACTCTGGAGCAGACTGTGTTTCTACTGCAGAAAATTTAGAAACCGGTCTAAATCTG TTTCATCTCCAACTAACGAATGAGGTGAACAGCGCGGGCACAGGCACGtcaatgtgtttgtgtgcggaCGGGCAACTCCACATCCGTCAAGTGATTCACCCTGAGGCAGCGAGCAAG aACATCCTGGTACCTGACTGTTTCTACTCCTTCTTCGACATCCGTAAAGAGTTTAAGAAAGATTTTCCTGCCTCGGATCTCAAGGCTTTGAACGTGTACAGTATGGCAGAAT CTCTTGGTATACCCATTGAGGCCCCTACATTGGACCCTGAATCCATTTTGCCCCCTGAAGTAGCAGTCCAACAGGTCCAGACGATGGCCAGTATTGTTCTCGCTCTGCTTTctgagccatttt GTCACCTATTTTCAAATCCAGAAAAGGTTAATGATAAGTTTGAATCTGGCACTTG TAGTAAAATGGAGAAAGTTTCTGACAACACAGTTATCCGTGCTCGAGGGTTGCCATGGCAGTCATCTGATCAGGACATCGCTAGGTTTTTTAGAGGCCTTAACATTGCCAA GGGAGGGGCTGCCTTGTGTCTGAATGCTCAGGGCAGAAGAAATGGAGAAGCTCTTGTTCGTTTTGTGAGTGAAGAACACAGAGATTTGGCACTACAGAGACACAAGCATCACATGGGCAACAGATACATAGAG GTTTACAAAGCAACTGGAGATGACTTCTTGAAGATTGCGGGAG GGACTTCCAGCGAAGTAGCCATGTTTCTGTCCCGGGACGATCAGATCATCGTGAGGATGCGAGGGCTTCCATTCACCGCCACCCACGACCAGGTGCTGTCCTTCTTCTCGCCGGAGGACGGGCTCAAAGATACGTGTCCTGTGAGTGGAGGGAAGGACGGTATCCTGTTTGTCCGGTATCCTGATGGACGCCCAACTGGTGATGCCTTTGTTCTGTTTGCCTGTGAGGAGCATGCTCAAAATGCCCTCAAGAAACACAAGGAGATCCTGGGGAGGAGATACATTGAGCTATTCAAGAGCACAGCAGCAGAAGTCCAACAG GTGCTGaaccggtactcatcagctccTTTGATCCCAGTGGCCCCGGCCCCACTGGTGTCAGTGCTGCCTCCAATGCCTCTCCTACCCCCTCCTGGCACCCTCAGAGACTGTCTGCGGCTGAGAGGTTTGCCCTACACGGCGAGTATCGATGACATACTCACTTTTCTGGGCGAGTTCATACATGACATCAGGCCTCATGGCGTCCACATGGTTTTGAACCAGCAG GGCCGTCCGTCGGGCGACTGTTTCATCCAGATGACATCCCCCGAGCGGGCGTTGATGGCATCTCAGCGGCTGCACAAGCATGTAATGACGAGCCAGCGCTGTCAGAACAGTCGATACGTGGAGGTGTTTCCATGCAGCGCAGAGGAGATGGGGCTGGTGTTGATGGGCGGctcgctctctcacacacacacacgcacacagaggagTGGGACAGGGCTCAGCCCGCCGCCAT GTTTGTCTCCACCGTCATACTCGTTCACAGCAGCTCCTCAGGTCATCACAGCAGAGGCAGCGGCCGCTCTTTACCCTCCTTTTGGTCAAGTGCTCCTGGCCCCTCGTCCCCTGCCCCCTGGACACGCTTACTATCCTGCCTCTGCTCAGCTCTACATGAACTACTCTGCCTACTACCCCAG tccacCTGGCTCACCCACCACCATTGGCTTCTTCCCCTCCCCCTCGGCCCTGACCTCTCCAGGGGGGCTAATGCGCATGCCAGGTCTGCCCTACCCCACTAATGGTGTCAAAGACATTATTAATGCAGTACAGGGATACCAG TATGCTGCAGAGGATGCTCTGGTGCACGCGCCTGTGCACGCTCAGGACCCGTCCAGGACACTTCTTACGCAGCCCAAAGAATGGGTGTGTATTTAA